In a single window of the Cygnus olor isolate bCygOlo1 chromosome 5, bCygOlo1.pri.v2, whole genome shotgun sequence genome:
- the CREB3L1 gene encoding cyclic AMP-responsive element-binding protein 3-like protein 1 isoform X1 codes for MDSILEPFPAERLFPAAGPGFLDLGDFSEADFLSNVHFSENLDHFSDNMEDFSNDLFSSFFDDPVLAEKNPLLDMDLDPPTPGIQAEHSYSLSGDSAPQSPLMPVKTEDNANELENGVWSLGPKLCSIMVKQEQNLALDLPESQLAASSIPVLNLNPLQRLPVPEETPIEMTPAPVIKAEPKEVNQFLNVPAVDDLVQMPPTPPSSHGSDSDGSQSPRSLPPSSPARPAARSSTAISSSPLLTAPHKLQGTSGPLLLTEEEKRTLIAEGYPIPTKLPLTKAEEKALKRVRRKIKNKISAQESRRKKKEYVECLEKKVETYTTENNELWKKVETLENANRTLLQQLQKLQALVAGKVSRPYKMASTQTGTCLMVLALCFVLILGSVMPCLPEFSSASQTVKATPAPDIYTTSKIQSRSLLFYDEGAGSLEESYSSFLTMDHPEGWEAEKGQSDEPRPHLARTHETAKYLSKTRLESPEQNQTDPTLTHLKEQFHERETSSSETTEYL; via the exons CATTTCTCCGAGAACCTGGATCACTTCTCCGACAACATGGAGGATTTCTCCAACGACCTCTTCAGCAGTTTCTTCGATGACCCAGTGCTGGCCGAAAAGAACCCGCTGCTGGACATGGACCTGGACCCACCCACTCCAGGCATCCAGGCAGAGCACAGCTACTCCCTCAGTGGAGACTCTGCTCCCCAGAGCCCCCTCATGCCTGTCAAGACTGAAGATAATGCTAACG AGCTGGAGAATGGAGTGTGGTCTCTGGGGCCCAAACTCTGCTCCATCATGGTGAAACAGGAACAGAACCTGGCTCTAGACCTGCCTGAGTCCCAGCTAGCTGCCAGCTCCATACCAGTGCTGAACCTCAACCCTCTGCAGAGACTGCCAGTCCCCGAGGAG ACTCCCATAGAAATGACTCCAGCACCTGTGATCAAAGCTGAACCCAAAGAGGTGAACCAGTTTCTAAATGTACCTGCAG TAGATGACCTGGTGCAGATGCCTCCAACTCCGCCCAGCAGCCACGGCAGTGACAGCGACGGATCCCAGAGCCCCCggtccctgcctccctccagcccagcccgACCCGCTGCTCGCTCTTCTACTGCCATCTCCTCCTcacctctcctcacagcaccaCAC AAGTTACAAGGGACCTCTGGCCCTCTGCTCTTGACTGAAGAGGAGAAACGCACCTTGATTGCTGAGGGCTACCCAATTCCTACTAAGCTGCCCCTCaccaaagcagaagagaaagcactGAAGAGGGTCAGGAGGAAAATCAAGAACAAG ATCTCTGCTCAGGAGAGTCgcaggaagaagaaggaatatGTGGAGTGTCTAGAGAAAAA GGTTGAAACATACACGACAGAAAACAATGAACTCTGGAAAAAAGTGGAGACCTTAGAAAACGCAAACAG GACTCTGCTCCAGcagttgcagaagctgcaggcTCTGGTAGCTGGGAAAGTCTCCAGACCTTACAAAATGGCTTCCACACAGACCGGGACCTGCCTAATG GTGCTGGCGCTCTGCTTCGTTCTGATCCTCGGATCCGTGATGCCCTGCCTCCCGGAGTTCTCTTCAGCATCACAGACAGTGAAAGCAACACCAGCGCCAGACATTTACACAACTAGTAAGA TTCAGTCACGGAGCCTCCTGTTCTATGATGAAGGTGCTGGCTCCTTAGAAGAGAGCTATAGCTCCTTCCTAACCATGGACCATCCTGAGGGGTGGGAGGCCGAAAAAGGGCAGTCTGATGAGCCAAGGCCTCATCTGGCCAGGACACATGAGACAGCCAAATATCTGAGCAAAACCCGTCTGGAGAGTCCTGAGCAGAACCAAACTGACCCAACTCTCACTCACCTCAAAGAGCAATTCCATGAGAG ggagACAAGCTCCAGTGAGACAACTGAATACTTGTAG
- the CREB3L1 gene encoding cyclic AMP-responsive element-binding protein 3-like protein 1 isoform X2 → MDSILEPFPAERLFPAAGPGFLDLGDFSEADFLSNVHFSENLDHFSDNMEDFSNDLFSSFFDDPVLAEKNPLLDMDLDPPTPGIQAEHSYSLSGDSAPQSPLMPVKTEDNANELENGVWSLGPKLCSIMVKQEQNLALDLPESQLAASSIPVLNLNPLQRLPVPEETPIEMTPAPVIKAEPKEVNQFLNVPADDLVQMPPTPPSSHGSDSDGSQSPRSLPPSSPARPAARSSTAISSSPLLTAPHKLQGTSGPLLLTEEEKRTLIAEGYPIPTKLPLTKAEEKALKRVRRKIKNKISAQESRRKKKEYVECLEKKVETYTTENNELWKKVETLENANRTLLQQLQKLQALVAGKVSRPYKMASTQTGTCLMVLALCFVLILGSVMPCLPEFSSASQTVKATPAPDIYTTSKIQSRSLLFYDEGAGSLEESYSSFLTMDHPEGWEAEKGQSDEPRPHLARTHETAKYLSKTRLESPEQNQTDPTLTHLKEQFHERETSSSETTEYL, encoded by the exons CATTTCTCCGAGAACCTGGATCACTTCTCCGACAACATGGAGGATTTCTCCAACGACCTCTTCAGCAGTTTCTTCGATGACCCAGTGCTGGCCGAAAAGAACCCGCTGCTGGACATGGACCTGGACCCACCCACTCCAGGCATCCAGGCAGAGCACAGCTACTCCCTCAGTGGAGACTCTGCTCCCCAGAGCCCCCTCATGCCTGTCAAGACTGAAGATAATGCTAACG AGCTGGAGAATGGAGTGTGGTCTCTGGGGCCCAAACTCTGCTCCATCATGGTGAAACAGGAACAGAACCTGGCTCTAGACCTGCCTGAGTCCCAGCTAGCTGCCAGCTCCATACCAGTGCTGAACCTCAACCCTCTGCAGAGACTGCCAGTCCCCGAGGAG ACTCCCATAGAAATGACTCCAGCACCTGTGATCAAAGCTGAACCCAAAGAGGTGAACCAGTTTCTAAATGTACCTGCAG ATGACCTGGTGCAGATGCCTCCAACTCCGCCCAGCAGCCACGGCAGTGACAGCGACGGATCCCAGAGCCCCCggtccctgcctccctccagcccagcccgACCCGCTGCTCGCTCTTCTACTGCCATCTCCTCCTcacctctcctcacagcaccaCAC AAGTTACAAGGGACCTCTGGCCCTCTGCTCTTGACTGAAGAGGAGAAACGCACCTTGATTGCTGAGGGCTACCCAATTCCTACTAAGCTGCCCCTCaccaaagcagaagagaaagcactGAAGAGGGTCAGGAGGAAAATCAAGAACAAG ATCTCTGCTCAGGAGAGTCgcaggaagaagaaggaatatGTGGAGTGTCTAGAGAAAAA GGTTGAAACATACACGACAGAAAACAATGAACTCTGGAAAAAAGTGGAGACCTTAGAAAACGCAAACAG GACTCTGCTCCAGcagttgcagaagctgcaggcTCTGGTAGCTGGGAAAGTCTCCAGACCTTACAAAATGGCTTCCACACAGACCGGGACCTGCCTAATG GTGCTGGCGCTCTGCTTCGTTCTGATCCTCGGATCCGTGATGCCCTGCCTCCCGGAGTTCTCTTCAGCATCACAGACAGTGAAAGCAACACCAGCGCCAGACATTTACACAACTAGTAAGA TTCAGTCACGGAGCCTCCTGTTCTATGATGAAGGTGCTGGCTCCTTAGAAGAGAGCTATAGCTCCTTCCTAACCATGGACCATCCTGAGGGGTGGGAGGCCGAAAAAGGGCAGTCTGATGAGCCAAGGCCTCATCTGGCCAGGACACATGAGACAGCCAAATATCTGAGCAAAACCCGTCTGGAGAGTCCTGAGCAGAACCAAACTGACCCAACTCTCACTCACCTCAAAGAGCAATTCCATGAGAG ggagACAAGCTCCAGTGAGACAACTGAATACTTGTAG
- the CREB3L1 gene encoding cyclic AMP-responsive element-binding protein 3-like protein 1 isoform X3 — protein sequence MDSILEPFPAERLFPAAGPGFLDLGDFSEADFLSNVHFSENLDHFSDNMEDFSNDLFSSFFDDPVLAEKNPLLDMDLDPPTPGIQAEHSYSLSGDSAPQSPLMPVKTEDNANELENGVWSLGPKLCSIMVKQEQNLALDLPESQLAASSIPVLNLNPLQRLPVPEETPIEMTPAPVIKAEPKEVNQFLNVPAVDDLVQMPPTPPSSHGSDSDGSQSPRSLPPSSPARPAARSSTAISSSPLLTAPHKLQGTSGPLLLTEEEKRTLIAEGYPIPTKLPLTKAEEKALKRVRRKIKNKISAQESRRKKKEYVECLEKKVETYTTENNELWKKVETLENANRTLLQQLQKLQALVAGKVSRPYKMASTQTGTCLMVLALCFVLILGSVMPCLPEFSSASQTVKATPAPDIYTTIQSRSLLFYDEGAGSLEESYSSFLTMDHPEGWEAEKGQSDEPRPHLARTHETAKYLSKTRLESPEQNQTDPTLTHLKEQFHERETSSSETTEYL from the exons CATTTCTCCGAGAACCTGGATCACTTCTCCGACAACATGGAGGATTTCTCCAACGACCTCTTCAGCAGTTTCTTCGATGACCCAGTGCTGGCCGAAAAGAACCCGCTGCTGGACATGGACCTGGACCCACCCACTCCAGGCATCCAGGCAGAGCACAGCTACTCCCTCAGTGGAGACTCTGCTCCCCAGAGCCCCCTCATGCCTGTCAAGACTGAAGATAATGCTAACG AGCTGGAGAATGGAGTGTGGTCTCTGGGGCCCAAACTCTGCTCCATCATGGTGAAACAGGAACAGAACCTGGCTCTAGACCTGCCTGAGTCCCAGCTAGCTGCCAGCTCCATACCAGTGCTGAACCTCAACCCTCTGCAGAGACTGCCAGTCCCCGAGGAG ACTCCCATAGAAATGACTCCAGCACCTGTGATCAAAGCTGAACCCAAAGAGGTGAACCAGTTTCTAAATGTACCTGCAG TAGATGACCTGGTGCAGATGCCTCCAACTCCGCCCAGCAGCCACGGCAGTGACAGCGACGGATCCCAGAGCCCCCggtccctgcctccctccagcccagcccgACCCGCTGCTCGCTCTTCTACTGCCATCTCCTCCTcacctctcctcacagcaccaCAC AAGTTACAAGGGACCTCTGGCCCTCTGCTCTTGACTGAAGAGGAGAAACGCACCTTGATTGCTGAGGGCTACCCAATTCCTACTAAGCTGCCCCTCaccaaagcagaagagaaagcactGAAGAGGGTCAGGAGGAAAATCAAGAACAAG ATCTCTGCTCAGGAGAGTCgcaggaagaagaaggaatatGTGGAGTGTCTAGAGAAAAA GGTTGAAACATACACGACAGAAAACAATGAACTCTGGAAAAAAGTGGAGACCTTAGAAAACGCAAACAG GACTCTGCTCCAGcagttgcagaagctgcaggcTCTGGTAGCTGGGAAAGTCTCCAGACCTTACAAAATGGCTTCCACACAGACCGGGACCTGCCTAATG GTGCTGGCGCTCTGCTTCGTTCTGATCCTCGGATCCGTGATGCCCTGCCTCCCGGAGTTCTCTTCAGCATCACAGACAGTGAAAGCAACACCAGCGCCAGACATTTACACAACTA TTCAGTCACGGAGCCTCCTGTTCTATGATGAAGGTGCTGGCTCCTTAGAAGAGAGCTATAGCTCCTTCCTAACCATGGACCATCCTGAGGGGTGGGAGGCCGAAAAAGGGCAGTCTGATGAGCCAAGGCCTCATCTGGCCAGGACACATGAGACAGCCAAATATCTGAGCAAAACCCGTCTGGAGAGTCCTGAGCAGAACCAAACTGACCCAACTCTCACTCACCTCAAAGAGCAATTCCATGAGAG ggagACAAGCTCCAGTGAGACAACTGAATACTTGTAG